Proteins co-encoded in one Desulfitobacterium hafniense DCB-2 genomic window:
- the rpsB gene encoding 30S ribosomal protein S2: MAVISMKQLLEAGVHFGHQTRRWNPKMARYIFTERNGIYIIDLQKTVRKVEEAYNYVRNLAADGGTVLFVGTKKQAQESVKEEAERCGMYYVNERWLGGMMTNFQTIQKRVSRLRELEKMEAEGVFEVLPKKEVAALRHEMEKLERFLGGIKSMKKLPDALFVVDPRKERIAVAEARRLNIPIVGIVDTNCDPDEIDVVIPANDDAIRAVKLLTGRIADAIIEGQQGSDEAEEAEEAAEEVVAE; encoded by the coding sequence ATGGCTGTAATTTCTATGAAGCAATTACTAGAAGCCGGTGTTCACTTCGGTCATCAAACTCGTCGTTGGAATCCTAAAATGGCTCGTTACATTTTTACGGAGCGCAATGGTATTTATATCATTGACCTGCAAAAAACCGTAAGAAAGGTAGAGGAAGCCTACAATTACGTGCGGAATTTAGCGGCAGACGGTGGTACGGTTTTGTTTGTCGGTACCAAGAAGCAAGCTCAGGAGTCAGTGAAAGAAGAAGCTGAACGCTGCGGTATGTACTATGTCAATGAGCGTTGGCTCGGCGGCATGATGACCAACTTCCAAACCATTCAAAAGCGCGTCAGCCGTCTTCGTGAATTGGAAAAGATGGAAGCTGAAGGTGTATTCGAAGTTCTTCCTAAGAAAGAAGTTGCTGCACTTCGCCATGAAATGGAGAAGCTGGAGAGATTCTTAGGCGGAATCAAAAGCATGAAGAAACTTCCTGATGCTCTGTTTGTTGTGGATCCACGCAAAGAGCGGATCGCTGTGGCTGAAGCCCGCCGCTTGAACATCCCTATCGTTGGTATTGTGGATACGAACTGCGATCCTGATGAAATCGACGTGGTCATTCCAGCGAATGATGACGCCATTCGTGCAGTAAAGCTTTTAACAGGCCGTATAGCAGATGCCATCATTGAGGGACAACAAGGAAGCGATGAGGCTGAAGAAGCAGAAGAAGCTGCTGAAGAAGTCGTTGCTGAATAA
- the tsf gene encoding translation elongation factor Ts — translation MAEVTAAQVKELRERTGAGMMDCKKALNEVGGNMDKAIDFLREKGLAAAAKKEGRIAAEGIVEAYIHGGGRIGVMLELNCETDFVANTDGFKQFARDIALQIAAAKPRYLAKADVPEEELEHEKNILRAQALNEGKPEKIVDKMVEGRISKFYKEVCLLEQEFVKDPDKTINDLVLEKTAKIGERIVIRRFTRYEMGEGIEKREEDFAAEVMKEMNR, via the coding sequence ATGGCAGAAGTAACTGCAGCTCAAGTAAAAGAGCTCCGTGAACGTACCGGAGCAGGAATGATGGATTGTAAAAAGGCTCTTAATGAAGTCGGTGGCAATATGGATAAAGCGATTGATTTCCTTCGTGAAAAAGGTCTCGCTGCTGCAGCCAAAAAAGAAGGACGCATCGCGGCTGAGGGGATCGTTGAAGCTTATATTCATGGCGGCGGAAGAATTGGCGTCATGCTTGAGCTTAACTGCGAAACAGACTTCGTGGCCAATACGGATGGTTTCAAACAATTTGCCAGAGATATTGCTCTACAAATTGCTGCGGCCAAGCCCCGCTACCTTGCCAAAGCCGATGTTCCTGAAGAAGAGCTGGAACACGAAAAGAATATCCTTAGAGCTCAGGCTTTAAATGAAGGAAAACCTGAGAAGATCGTTGATAAAATGGTCGAAGGAAGGATCTCTAAATTCTATAAAGAAGTATGTTTGCTTGAACAAGAATTTGTTAAAGATCCGGATAAGACGATTAATGATCTTGTGCTTGAAAAAACGGCAAAGATCGGGGAGCGTATCGTTATCCGCCGCTTCACCCGCTATGAAATGGGCGAAGGTATCGAGAAACGCGAAGAAGATTTTGCTGCAGAAGTTATGAAAGAAATGAACCGCTAA